From Oryza sativa Japonica Group chromosome 4, ASM3414082v1, one genomic window encodes:
- the LOC4336148 gene encoding uncharacterized protein — MAEPRARCRAPQSSTSPTWPRRVEALTHILTHPSHSPSLHSQLFLASRVPCPPPGSTYPPFLCPGAGDGAGLLRWALASVFLPRAARLCLPPSSWRSRCPFQLPPPVVPSAAIEPAPERWGEAELRGYARRQRAQRGPMRARPPHSIAGAVLTIVPNVVIVAAVIRELFWVRPNRI, encoded by the coding sequence ATGGCGGAGCCGAGAGCTAGATGCCGAGCTCCCCAGAGCAGCACTAGCCCCACCTGGCCGCGGCGGGTGGAGGCGCTGACCCATATCCTGACCCACCCCTCCCACTCCCCGTCGCTCCACTCGCAGCTCTTCCTCGCGTCCCGCGTGCCGTGCCCGCCACCGGGCTCCACCTACCCGCCGTTCCTCtgccccggcgccggcgacggcgctggCCTCCTCCGGTGGGCGCTCGCCTCCGTGTtcctcccgcgcgccgccagGCTATGCctcccgccgtcgtcgtggcggtcccGGTGCCCCTtccagctcccgccgccggtcgtGCCCTCCGCCGCCATCGAGCCGGCGCCGGAGCGGTGGGGCGAGGCGGAGCTCCGGGGTtacgcgcggcggcagcgggcgcaGAGGGGCCCCATGAGGGCGCGGCCGCCGCACTCCATCGCCGGGGCGGTGCTCACCATCGTGCCCAACGTCGTCATCGTCGCGGCGGTCATCCGCGAGCTGTTCTGGGTCCGGCCTAACCGCATCTGA
- the LOC107276440 gene encoding putative protein Brevis radix-like 5 — protein sequence MHACFHGGGGGGGRIRSIRIIRDLTKNMKAMSLKVKMGGGGGSHGRTRRRRRGKRPEEEDEEEVVEMEGKDIAAAAAPSASAKIAPAQAQEADGNEATTSGGGGDDDRRRGKDEQGGRGQEHSDKCCCPPEDGAGVVEEDEAMATTDHAMAAAAAEEEESDHEWVAEPEPGVLMTLVARPDGTNHLRRIRFSEELFDGARAAQRWWADNYDAIVELYSVVQPEPSHDGGDDDDDSESVPATPCQSEDDDHRRRREQGSDSASNFSGPSSGSGSGSGSGGRSASTVGSPILGLVTAPGGGGGAPATPTEHSPT from the exons atgcacGCGTGCTtccatggcggcggtggtggtggtggcaggaTCAGGTCCATCCGGATCATCAGGGACCTCACCAAGAAC ATGAAGGCCATGTCGCTCAAGGTGAAGatgggcggtggcggagggagTCAcgggcggacgcggcggcggagacgggggaagcggccggaggaggaggacgaggaggaggtggtggagatggaggggaaggacattgcggcggcggcggcgccgtccgcgTCGGCCAAGATCGCGCCGGCGCAGGCGCAGGAAGCCGATGGCAACGAGGCCACGactagtggtggcggcggcgatgacgatcGCCGGCGGGGCAAGGACGAGCAAGGAGGGAGGGGGCAGGAGCACAGCGACAAGTGCTGCTGCCCACCGGAGGACGGCGCCGGGGTGGTGGAGGAAGATGAGGCAATGGCCACCACGGATcatgccatggcggcggcggcggcggaggaggaggagagcgatcACGAGTGGGTGGCGGAGCCGGAGCCCGGGGTGCTGATGACGTTGGTGGCGCGCCCCGACGGCACCAACCACCTCCGCAGGATACGGTTCAGCGAGGAGCTGTTCGACGGCGCCCGGGCGGCGCAGCGGTGGTGGGCGGACAACTACGACGCCATCGTCGAGCTCTACAGCGTGGTCCAGCCCGAGCCCtcgcacgacggcggcgacgacgacgacgactccgaaTCGGTGCCCGCCACCCCGTGCCAGTCCGAGGACGAcgaccaccgccggcggcgggagcagggGTCCGATTCGGCCTCCAACTTCTCCGGCCCGTCCAGTGGCAGCggtagcggcagcggcagcggtggcagGTCGGCCAGCACCGTCGGCTCCCCCATCCTCGGCCTCGTcaccgcgcccggcggcggcggcggcgcgcccgcgaCGCCGACCGAGCACAGCCCGACGTAA
- the LOC4336146 gene encoding beta-glucosidase 13 isoform X1 — protein sequence MSLFQPLGHTHILPMAAAGEVVMLGGILLPLLLVVAVSGEPPPISRRSFPEGFIFGTASSSYQYEGGAREGGRGPSIWDTFTHQHPDKIADKSNGDVAADSYHLYKEDVRIMKDMGVDAYRFSISWTRILPNGSLSGGINREGISYYNNLINELLLKGVQPFVTLFHWDSPQALEDKYNGFLSPNIINDYKEYAETCFKEFGDRVKHWITFNEPLSFCVAGYASGGMFAPGRCSPWEGNCSAGDSGREPYTACHHQLLAHAETVRLYKEKYQVLQKGKIGITLVSNWFVPFSRSKSNIDAARRALDFMLGWFMDPLIRGEYPLSMRELVRNRLPQFTKEQSELIKGSFDFIGLNYYTSNYAGSLPPSNGLNNSYSTDARANLTAVRNGIPIGPQAASPWLYIYPQGFRELVLYVKENYGNPTIYITENGVDEFNNKTLPLQEALKDDTRIDYYHKHLLSLLSAIRDGANVKGYFAWSLLDNFEWSNGYTVRFGINFVDYNDGAKRYPKMSAHWFKEFLQK from the exons ATGTCTCTCTTTCAGCCTCTGGGTCACACACACATACTCCCCATGGCAGCTGCAGGGGAAGTGGTGATGCTTGGTGGcattctcctccctctcctcctggTTGTCGCCGTCTCCGGTGAGCCGCCGCCGATCAGCCGGAGGAGCTTCCCCGAGGGGTTCATCTTCGGGACGGCCTCGTCGTCGTATCAG TATGAGGGTGGCGCCAGAGAGGGGGGCAGAGGACCAAGCATCTGGGACACATTCACACACCAGCACCCAG ATAAGATTGCTGACAAAAGCAATGGGGACGTGGCTGCAGACTCCTACCATCTATACAAG GAAGATGTGCGCATCATGAAGGATATGGGAGTGGATGCATATAGGTTCTCCATCTCATGGACAAGAATTCTTCCAA ATGGAAGTCTGAGCGGTGGAATCAACAGAGAAGGCATCAGCTACTACAACAATTTGATCAATGAACTATTACTGAAAG GGGTGCAACCATTTGTTACCCTTTTCCACTGGGACTCGCCACAGGCATTAGAAGATAAATATAATGGATTTCTTAGCCCTAATATCAT AAATGACTATAAGGAGTACGCTGAAACCTGCTTCAAAGAGTTTGGTGACAGAGTGAAACATTGGATCACCTTCAATGAGCCTTTGAGCTTCTGTGTTGCGGGATATGCATCAGGTGGCATGTTTGCACCAGGCCGCTGTTCGCCTTGGGAGGGAAATTGCAGTGCTGGCGATTCAGGAAGGGAGCCTTACACCGCATGCCATCATCAACTACTTGCTCATGCGGAAACTGTTCGGTTGTACAAAGAGAAATATCAG GTCTTACAAAAGGGGAAGATTGGAATAACTTTGGTCTCGAACTGGTTTGTTCCCTTCTCCCGCTCCAAATCCAACATCGATGCTGCAAGGCGTGCTTTAGACTTCATGCTTGGATG GTTTATGGATCCCCTAATTAGAGGCGAGTACCCCCTAAGCATGAGAGAATTGGTTCGGAATCGCTTGCCTCAGTTCACTAAAGAACAATCTGAGTTGATCAAGGGTTCATTCGATTTTATTGGACTTAATTACTACACTTCAAATTATGCTGGTAGCCTTCCTCCATCAAATGGCCTCAATAACAGCTATAGTACTGATGCTCGAGCTAATCTTACTG CTGTTCGAAACGGCATTCCCATAGGTCCTCAG GCTGCTTCGCCTTGGCTTTACATCTATCCTCAAGGGTTCCGTGAATTGGTGCTTTATGTTAAGGAAAACTATGGCAATCCTACCATCTACATCACCGAAAATG GTGttgatgaattcaacaataagACCTTACCACTCCAGGAAGCCTTGAAGGATGACACTAGAATAGATTACTACCACAAGCACCTCCTTTCACTGCTAAGTGCAATAAG GGACGGAGCAAATGTGAAGGGATACTTTGCATGGTCGCTGCTTGATAACTTCGAGTGGTCGAACGGCTATACTGTTCGCTTTGGGATAAACTTTGTGGATTACAATGACGGAGCGAAGAGATACCCCAAAATGTCTGCCCATTGGTTCAAGGAGTTCCTCCAGAAATGA
- the LOC107276827 gene encoding G-type lectin S-receptor-like serine/threonine-protein kinase LECRK1 — protein sequence MEHLFTLIFLLVFTVAPSKAQRNITKGSFLTTEGVNTSWVSPSGDFAFGFQLINGNNSYLLAVWFDKTVDKTLAWYAKTNTQVPELVVVPSGSRLQLSSNGLSLLDPGGHELWNPQVTSAAYANMLDTGNFVLAGADGSIKWGTFESPADTILPTQGPFSEVQLYSRLTHTDYSNGRFLLQVKDGDLEFDLVAVPSGNPYSTYWTTNTGGNGSQLFFNATGRVYFTLKDRTEINITSTIMSSMGDYYQRATLDPDGVFRQYVYPKEAARKWNNIGWTTVDFIPRNICQAIRSDDGSGACGFNSFCNFNWSLNETVDCQCPPHYSFIDQALKYKGCKADFQPQSCDLDEETMIDQFDLIPMNGVDWPLADYEHYTSVGMDECKKLCLTDCFCAVVVFNNGDCWKKKLPMSNGILDSSVDRTLYLKVPKNNNTQSQLNSNSIKWKKQKKHWILGSSLLLGSFFLMCILLASFIIFQNYFAMESKKTDLPKQSSSTGGLPLKSFTYEELHEATGGFSEEVGRGGSGVVYKGQLQDPLGTYVAVKKIDRIMPDIEKEFAVEVQTIGWTFHKNLVRLLGFCNEGAERLLVYEFMPNGSLTGFLFDTVRPSWYLRVQFAIGVARGLLYLHEECSTQIIHCDIKPQNILLDNNLTAKISDFGLAKLLRMDQTQTHTGIRGTRGYVAPEWFKNIAITAKVDVYSFGVILLEIICCRRNVEKDMTNDDREILTDWANDCYRSGRIDLLVEGDEEASFDIKRVQRFLAVALWCIQEDPAMRPTMHKVTQMLDGAVEIAMPPDPASYISSLQ from the coding sequence ATGGAACATCTCTTCACCCTCATCTTCCTCCTAGTGTTCACAGTAGCTCCCTCTAAAGCCCAGCGGAACATCACCAAGGGCTCGTTCTTGACGACTGAAGGCGTGAACACATCGTGGGTTTCACCCTCCGGCGATTTTGCATTTGGCTTCCAACTCATCAATGGTAACAACTCTTACCTCCTTGCTGTCTGGTTTGACAAGACCGTCGACAAAACCTTGGCATGGTATGCTAAGACCAACACACAGGTGCCAGAGCTAGTAGTAGTGCCTTCTGGTTCTCGACTTCAGCTTAGCTCTAATGGTCTGTCACTCCTTGACCCTGGTGGCCATGAGCTTTGGAATCCCCAAGTTACCAGTGCAGCTTATGCCAACATGCTTGACACTGGAAACTTCGTGCTTGCTGGCGCAGATGGTTCTATAAAGTGGGGAACCTTTGAGAGCCCAGCGGACACCATCCTTCCCACACAAGGGCCATTTTCTGAAGTTCAACTCTACAGTCGACTGACACACACAGACTACTCCAATGGCCGGTTTCTACTTCAAGTGAAAGATGGAGACCTTGAATTTGATCTAGTTGCTGTTCCCTCAGGAAACCCGTATTCCACATATTGGACCACCAATACAGGCGGAAATGGATCACAACTTTTCTTCAATGCAACCGGAAGGGTATACTTCACCTTGAAGGATCGCACTGAAATTAATATCACGTCTACCATCATGAGTTCAATGGGGGACTACTACCAGCGTGCAACACTTGACCCAGATGGTGTTTTTCGCCAGTATGTGTACCCAAAGGAGGCAGCGAGGAAGTGGAACAACATAGGATGGACTACTGTGGACTTCATCCCCAGGAACATATGTCAAGCCATCAGAAGTGATGATGGAAGTGGTGCATGCGGGTTCAACAGCTTCTGCAACTTCAACTGGAGCCTGAACGAGACAGTGGATTGCCAATGTCCACCACATTACTCGTTCATAGACCAGGCACTGAAGTACAAAGGCTGCAAAGCAGACTTCCAACCACAGAGCTGTGACTTGGATGAAGAAACCATGATCGATCAGTTTGATTTGATCCCAATGAATGGAGTGGATTGGCCTCTTGCAGACTATGAGCACTACACCTCTGTTGGCATGGATGAGTGCAAGAAACTATGCTTGACAGATTGCTTCTGCGCTGTCGTGGTATTTAACAATGGAGACTGTTGGAAGAAGAAGCTCCCCATGTCCAATGGAATATTGGACAGTAGTGTTGATAGAACACTTTATCTAAAGGTGCCCAAGAACAACAATACTCAGTCTCAACTTAATAGCAACTCCATCAAGTGGAAGAAACAAAAGAAGCATTGGATCCTCGGTAGCTCTCTACTCCTTGGAAGCTTCTTCTTGATGTGCATTCTCCTTGCCTCATtcattatttttcaaaattatttTGCAATGGAAAGCAAGAAAACAGATCTACCAAAGCAATCATCTAGTACTGGGGGACTTCCTTTGAAATCTTTCACTTATGAAGAACTTCATGAGGCAACAGGTGGGTTCAGTGAAGAAGTTGGTAGAGGTGGTTCTGGGGTAGTCTACAAGGGGCAATTACAAGATCCCCTTGGTACATATGttgcagtaaaaaaaattgacaggaTCATGCCAGATATTGAAAAGGAGTTTGCAGTGGAAGTCCAGACCATTGGGTGGACATTTCACAAAAACCTGGTCAGGTTGCTGGGGTTCTGCAATGAAGGGGCTGAAAGATTGCTTGTTTATGAGTTTATGCCAAATGGCTCACTTACTGGATTCCTTTTTGACACTGTCAGGCCATCTTGGTATCTACGAGTTCAGTTTGCAATAGGGGTGGCAAGAGGATTGCTCTATTTGCATGAGGAATGCAGCACACAGATCATCCACTGCGACATAAAGCCTCAGAATATCCTTCTTGATAACAACCTCACAGCAAAAATTTCTGACTTCGGTTTAGCAAAGCTGCTCCGGATGGACCAAACACAAACGCACACTGGAATCCGGGGAACCCGAGGATATGTTGCACCTGAATGGTTCAAGAACATTGCTATCACTGCCAAGGTGGATGTCTACAGTTTTGGGGTGATCCTACTAGAGATTATATGTTGCAGGCGTAATGTGGAGAAAGACATGACCAATGACGATAGAGAAATACTTACTGACTGGGCAAATGATTGTTATCGTTCTGGAAGAATCGATTTGCTGGTGGAGGGTGATGAGGAGGCATCATTTGACATTAAGAGGGTACAGAGGTTTCTTGCAGTAGCACTTTGGTGCATCCAAGAGGACCCGGCCATGCGACCTACCATGCATAAGGTGACCCAAATGCTTGATGGCGCTGTTGAGATCGCGATGCCTCCTGACCCTGCATCATATATCAGTTCACTCCAGTAA
- the LOC107277892 gene encoding NAC domain-containing protein 23 encodes MASSAHMAAVLNLPWGYRFRPSDRQIIANYLGPMAIHGADSLPQRGDVVEGVDVFATRPAAIPFEPRRHVFGRDEVRAYFFGDQPTDSRGREVPGGAWLPCGGGDKAYSGGADGGEAVAYRRKYEFRAANEEADRAGEEAATPARPRWRMKEYRLNKSAAEFRRAYAQPNPKANMDCVVREIYTKAVPPPTPPSGRSGDEEMQEGSDYSVMDEDELVDYLLQGFEDGNFDEDQDQPAAAEDGDYSDEDEDQPAAAEDGDYSDEDQDQPAAAEDGDYSDEDEP; translated from the coding sequence ATGGCGTCTTCCGCCCATATGGCTGCCGTGCTGAACCTGCCCTGGGGCTACCGCTTCCGCCCCAGCGACCGCCAGATCATCGCCAACTACCTCGGCCCCATGGCGATCCACGGCGCCGACTCCCTCCCTCAGAGGGGAGACGTCGTGGAGGGCGTGGACGTCTTCGCCACGCGCCCTGCCGCGATCCCCTTCGAGCCGCGGCGCCACGTGTTTGGGCGGGACGAGGTGCGCGCCTACTTCTTCGGGGACCAGCCCACCGACAGCCGGGGCCGCGAGGTGCCCGGAGGTGCATGGcttccgtgcggcggcggcgacaaggcGTActccggcggcgcggacggcggggAGGCGGTCGCGTACAGGCGCAAGTACGAGTTCCGCGCCGCCAACGAGGAAGCCGaccgcgcgggggaggaggcggcgacgccggcgcggccgagATGGCGGATGAAGGAGTACCGGCTCAACAAGAGCGCCGCCGAGTTCCGCCGCGCGTACGCGCAGCCCAACCCCAAGGCGAACATGGACTGCGTGGTCCGCGAGATCTACACGAAGGCGGTGCCACCTCCAACGCCACCGTCCGGCCGCTCCGGCGACGAGGAAATGCAGGAAGGCTCCGACTACTCCGTCATGGACGAGGACGAGTTGGTGGACTACTTGCTTCAGGGCTTCGAGGACGGCAACTTCGACGAGGACCAGGACCAGCCCGCAGCGGCAGAGGACGGCGACTACtccgacgaggacgaggaccaGCCCGCGGCAGCAGAGGACGGCGACTACTCCGACGAGGACCAGGACCAGCCCGCGGCGGCAGAGGACGGCGACTACTCCGACGAGGATGAGCCCTGA
- the LOC107275368 gene encoding G-type lectin S-receptor-like serine/threonine-protein kinase LECRK1, with amino-acid sequence MMEPLLTLLVLLLVFTIAPSKARNITLGSLLTTEGVNTSWISPSGDFAFGFQLISTNTYLLAVWFDKTVNKSMAWYAKTNTQVPEVVLVPSGSRLQLSSNGLSLLDPGGHELWNPQVPGAAYANMLDTGNFVLLGADGSTKWGTFDSPADTILPTQGPFSEVQLYSRLTQADYSNGRFLLQVKDGNLEFDLVAVPSGNKYRSYLTPNTGGNGSQLLFNETGGVYFTLKDGTEITITSTIMGSMVNYYQRATLDPDGVFRQYVYPKKEAVTRGWKYIGWTAVDFIPRNICDVFTTSDGSGACGFNSYCSFNWNQNETVECQCPPHYSFIDEARKYKGCKANFQQQSCDLDEATMIDEFDLIPMKGIDWPSADYESFTSVGMDDCQKLCLTDCFCAVTVFNEGNCWKKKLPMSNGRMDSSVDRTLYLKVPKNNNSLSIINTGSIKWKKDKKYWILGSCLLLGSFLLVLILLISFILFGHYFAKKSKKIDPPKQSYSTGGLPLKSFTYEELHEATGGFCEEIGSGGSGVVYKGTLQDQLGTHIAVKKINKVLPDIEKEFAVEVQTIGWTFHKNLVRLLGFCNEGAKRLLVYEFMPNGPLNEFIFCTIRPSWYQRGLLYLHEECSTQIIHCDIKPQNILLDNNLTAKISDFGLAKLLQMDQTQTTTGIRGTRGYVAPEWFKNIAVTAKVDVYSFGVILLEIVCCRRNVEQDIIDEDRAILTDWANDCYRSGRIDLLVEGDEEASFDIKRVQRFLAVALWCIQEDPAMRPTMHKVTQMLDGAVEIAVPPDPASYISSLQ; translated from the coding sequence ATGATGGAACCTCTCCTcaccctcctcgtcctcctcctagTGTTCACAATAGCTCCCTCTAAAGCTCGAAACATCACCCTGGGCTCGTTGCTGACCACCGAAGGCGTGAACACATCGTGGATTTCACCCTCCGGTGATTTTGCATTCGGCTTCCAACTCATCAGCACCAACACTTACCTCCTTGCCGTCTGGTTCGACAAGACTGTCAACAAAAGCATGGCATGGTACGCTAAGACCAACACACAAGTACCAGAGGTAGTATTGGTGCCTTCTGGTTCTCGACTTCAGCTTAGCTCTAATGGTCTGTCACTCCTTGACCCTGGTGGCCATGAGCTTTGGAACCCCCAAGTCCCTGGTGCAGCTTATGCCAACATGCTTGATACTGGAAATTTTGTGCTTCTTGGTGCAGATGGCTCTACAAAGTGGGGAACCTTTGATAGCCCAGCGGACACCatcctgcccacacaagggccaTTTTCTGAAGTTCAACTCTACAGTAGGCTGACACAAGCAGACTACTCTAATGGCCGATTTCTACTTCAAGTGAAAGATGGAAACCTTGAATTTGATCTAGTTGCTGTTCCCTCAGGAAACAAGTATCGTTCATACTTGACCCCCAACACTGGTGGAAATGGCTCACAGCTTCTGTTCAATGAAACTGGAGGGGTCTACTTCACCTTGAAGGATGGCACTGAAATTACTATCACATCTACCATCATGGGTTCAATGGTGAACTACTACCAGCGTGCAACCCTAGACCCAGATGGTGTGTTCCGTCAATATGTGTACCCAAAGAAGGAGGCAGTAACCAGAGGGTGGAAGTACATAGGTTGGACTGCTGTGGACTTCATCCCCAGGAACATATGTGATGTCTTCACTACCTCAGATGGAAGTGGTGCATGCGGGTTCAACAGCTATTGCAGCTTCAACTGGAACCAGAACGAGACAGTGGAATGCCAATGTCCACCACATTACTCGTTCATAGATGAGGCACGGAAGTACAAAGGATGCAAAGCAAACTTCCAACAACAAAGCTGTGATTTGGATGAGGCAACCATGattgatgaatttgatttgaTCCCAATGAAAGGCATAGATTGGCCAAGTGCAGACTATGAGTCATTCACCTCTGTTGGCATGGATGACTGCCAGAAACTATGCTTGACAGATTGCTTCTGTGCTGTGACAGTGTTTAATGAAGGAAATTGTTGGAAGAAGAAACTCCCCATGTCCAATGGAAGAATGGACAGTAGTGTTGATAGAACACTTTATCTGAAGGTGCCCAAGAACAACAATTCCCTGTCTATTATTAATACTGGCTCCATCAAATGGAAGAAAGACAAGAAGTATTGGATCCTCGGTAGTTGTCTCCTCCTTGGAAGCTTCTTGTTGGTGTTGATCCTCCTTATCTCATTTATCCTTTTTGGACACTATTTTGCAAAGAAAAGCAAGAAGATAGATCCACCAAAGCAATCATATAGTACCGGGGGACTTCCTTTGAAATCTTTCACTTATGAAGAGCTTCACGAGGCAACAGGTGGGTTCTGTGAAGAAATTGGTAGCGGTGGTTCTGGGGTAGTCTACAAGGGGACACTACAAGATCAGCTTGGCACACACATTGCAGTAAAGAAGATCAATAAGGTCTTGCCAGATATTGAAAAGGAGTTTGCTGTGGAAGTTCAGACCATTGGATGGACATTTCACAAAAACCTGGTCAGGTTACTGGGGTTCTGCAATGAAGGTGCTAAGAGATTACTTGTTTATGAGTTCATGCCAAACGGGCCACTTAATGAATTCATTTTCTGCACCATCAGACCATCTTGGTACCAACGAGGACTGCTCTACTTGCATGAGGAATGCAGCACACAGATCATCCACTGTGACATAAAGCCTCAAAATATCCTTCTTGACAACAACCTCACGGCAAAAATATCCGACTTTGGTTTAGCAAAGCTGCTGCAGATGGACCAAACACAAACAACAACTGGTATCCGGGGAACTCGAGGGTATGTTGCACCTGAGTGGTTTAAGAACATTGCTGTCACCGCCAAAGTGGATGTCTACAGTTTTGGGGTGATCCTACTAGAGATTGTATGTTGCAGGCGTAATGTGGAGCAAGACATAATTGATGAGGACAGAGCCATACTTACTGACTGGGCAAATGACTGTTATCGCTCTGGAAGAATTGATTTACTGGTGGAGGGTGATGAGGAGGCATCATTTGACATTAAGAGGGTACAGAGGTTTTTGGCAGTAGCACTTTGGTGCATCCAAGAGGACCCAGCCATGCGACCTACCATGCATAAGGTGACCCAAATGCTTGACGGTGCTGTTGAGATCGCGGTGCCTCCTGATCCTGCATCATATATCAGTTCACTACAGTAA